One Mycoplasmopsis bovigenitalium genomic window, AAATTCATTCTTAAAGTAAAATGCACCTAGATAAAAAGCTAGATGCATTTTACTTTTGGAATGAATACCTAGTTTAGATTATGCTTGTTATTTTTTTGTTTTTTCATTATTAAATTTTCACTAATAACAATTATTATGCTACTAATAGTTATTAGTAAAGCAAATATTACAAAACTAATGAAATAGTTAAATTCATTAGTTATTAAAGTTAATAAAATAATAATTATTGATGAACTGATAATTCTAAAAATTAATGTATAGATTGTGTTATTTTTAAATTTATCTTTACTAAATAAAAAATAAGAGTTAGCATAAAAAATAGTAATGAAGAATGAATAAAGCATTTGTTGAAATCCAATAGTGATTAAATATGCTATATTTTTAAATTTATTATCTATATTTACAAATAAAATAGGAATAATTATTAAGAAGATTAAATTCATTGGTATTAAAACTCAAATTAACTTAATATTTTTATTTCTTATAATTAAAGATAATAAACTACCTATTAAACCAAAAATAGCAAAAATAATGGTTAAGAAGAAAGATCATTTATCTGGTTCAAAACCTATAATTTTAAAAAATTGTGGCATTCCAGATTGTTTTGGGAATAAAAATATGCCTATAATAAAACTAGCAGAGAAAGTATAAATTCATTTTAAAATATTATTTTGTTTAATATTTTGATTAGGTTTATCTTCTTTTTGTTCTTTAACTAATTCAAGTGAATTTTCATTTAATTTAAATGAAAAATATAAAAATCCGGAAATAAAATAAGTAACCATATTTAATAATATAAGAGTTCAAAAAGGTAATTTACTAAACAAAATCAAAGAAAATATCGGCGCCAATAAAAACGCTATGGAAGTTGAAATAGTTGTTAAGATGTTATAAGTTTTTATATCTTTTTCATTATCAGAAACATAATAAATGATAGTTTTTAAAGCTATAAATCTAAAAGAATGAATAATACTCAAAAGAGAATTTATTACTAATAAAAAGATAGAAAAACCAAATAAATTATTAGTTTTAATAATTATAAAATAACCAACTAATATTGTAGAAAGCACTATAAAACTTGCCAAATCAGTTCCTAAAAGAATATGTTTTAAATTTCCTTTTTTAGTTATTTTATAGTTTAATAAGTAAGAAATGAAAGTAGGTATTTGAATAAGCAAATATAAAATTGAAACTAATCAAAAACTATTAGTAAATTTATAGATATATACTGTTGTTCCTAATTTAAACGCTTCTGAACCTATCATTGATAAAATTAAAGAAGTTGAATATTTAGTTTTATTTTTAGCTTGCATATAGTTTCCTTATTAATTTAAGTTTTCATTTAATATTCAAGTTGATTTTAATACATAGATTATAAAACAAAATAACTAAATTTATTCATTGTAAATTCCAAAAGTAAAATATGCCTTCATTAAGTACATGATAAATAATACTAAATTTATGTTTCTATATTCTTTTTTAGGAAAAAAACTAAAAAAGAATATAGAAAACAAGGCCCCGGGGGGCGGCACCCGCCAAAACAAACATTTTTTTAATAAAATTTACATAGATAAAACATTTGAAACGCAATTCTTGCTATATATTTTTCTAGCAGAAATATTATTTGCATTTGTAGAAATATTGCATTTTTCAAGAATGCTTTCTTAGTCTCTTTCTTGAATAACGTAATGTACATGTTTTATAATATACTTGTTTCTTTTTAAGTTTAGTTTCTTAAATCCTATACAAAAATCAATTTTAGATGTCTTATACACATTCATATATAATATATTCACCTTTTTGTTTTTTGTTACTTAAATTTTATATAAAAAGGTAGTAAAAATGCATCTAGATTTTTATCTATAAACCAGGGTTTTTATTTTCCCAATATATTCATAAATCAATTCATTAAGTAAAATATGAAAAAACAAATCACTAAGCTTATAACTTTAAAATTTATCCTCGCCAATATATTTTTAGTTTAATTTTTTTGTCAAAGTTATATAATAATTAGATTACTAAATTAAGGGGTGTTGTTATGTGAGAACAAAAAATATTAGACATATATACTTTAAAAGCCGATAGTCCCATTTCAGGGTGAATAGCTTGAGTATTTGCAACAATTTCAATTATTTTAACTGTAAGTATTGGTGTACCTCAACTAGTTTACTTACTTAAAAATAAAGACACGGGAGAGGGAGTCAACTTCTACTCATTTTGAATAGTTTTAGTAGGAGCTATTGGTTGAATGCTAATAGGCTCGTGAGATGTTGCGGAAGTTAAAATGGCAGCATCAGCAATTGCTAATATGTTGTCATTGCTGTTATTTATATTCACAATATTCTTTACTTATAAATATGCAAGAAATGAAGCAAAAAGAAAACAAGCTTGAATTGCATTAACTGTTGCTGTTGTGGCAGTGGCTTTATCAAGTGCTCTTGCTATTTATGGTTTAGTCGGCAAAGATGCAAATGGAAACCAACTGAGAATGTGACCACAATTACACGCTGTTTGTGTTGTTGTCTTCCCTATGCTTACAACATTTAGTTTCTTCCCTTCTGTGATTAAATCTCTTGAACAGAAACGTTTTATGGGTATGTCAAAAGGAATGCTTTTTACACTTGTATCAATAAACATAACTTGAATAATATATAGAATTAACCTAGGAATCAATAACAAAGAATTCACAACCGGTTTAATTACAACAATGGTGTGACAGTTTGTTTCACTATCTATTTACCTATCACAAGTTTATTTATTAATTAGACAATATGTAATTAACAAACGCGAAAAAAGAATAATAACAAAAAATACTAACGAACAAAAACGTTAGTTTTTTTGTGCGGTTATGACATGTTGTTTGCTCTGTACATGAAAAATAGTTAACTAGTGAAATTTTTCTTTTATACCTTAGCACATCAATAAATTAATATATAAAAACTCAGTTTATTGCTGAGTGTTTTTTCCTACTTGAGACTGTAGTTTAATCAATTTAGTTAAAGCCATTTTAACATTACTCAATGATCAATCTCCATTTATAGAATTATAAACTTCGTTGATTTGTTTAATTAAATCAGGTTTTTCTTTGAAATCGGATTTTAATCTTTTATAAAAGTCTTCAAAAATTTCATTAAAGAATGAAGCCTCAGTTTGCTTTTCTATGTAAATTGTTTTAGGGAAAGGGAATTTAACTAAATCAATATCGCTTGATATTAATTTTAAAATTTGATCTATAGCTTTTTCATAGTCACTATATTCGGGATTGCTAGTTAATTTTTTATTGACATCTTCAAGACTATCTTTAAAGCTAGGGTGATTTTCTTCTAAATATCTTTTTAAAATTTCGTAGTCATATTTATAAAACAATAGTTTTAAATCTGTTTCATAAATATTACCAAATTGCTCAGTTAGTCTTTCCGAATCTTCACTATTTTTTCAAGAAGATTCTGTATCAATTATTTCTTTCCTTACCTTTAAAACAAGATCCTTATTTTTCTTAATAACATTGTCATTCGGAAACATAATAGACAATTGTTCAAATCAATCAGTAACCCTAATAATTGAAGAAACTATCATATTTTTTTCTATAAGAAATTCAAACTGTCTAATTAATAATTGCGGATGCAACAATTTCAACCCCTCCAATTTCTTATTTTTTATTTTCTTATTTATGTTTTTAGCCCCATCCATTCGCCCAAATATAAGAGAGCTTTTATTTTTTCCATCTTTTTGTCCATCAGTATTTGGATTGTCTTTATGTTTCCTTATAATAGGTAACTCAAGCTTTGTAAGAGGTTGAGTTTTTTTAGTTTCAGCATTTTTAGAGCAAGATGCAGCCGCAAACAACGGCGCAATAGCGACTATAGGTGTTCACAAAAATAATTTTTTGTATTTTTTCATAATAAATCCTTTAAAGTAATTAATTTTTAACAAAATATGCTTTATTGTTTATTCAAACAACATCGCCTGAGAAAATTTTAGTACTTCTTCCATTTGCGGTATTGTTATTAATTTTAATATTATTTGTTTCTATAAAAAATTTTGCTTGCCCGCCTGTGGAAATGATTTTAGTTAATTTTAAAAACTGACCAAGTGTAATTGAATTACCATCTATTAAAACCACATTATTCATTTTATCTCCTTAAAGGGGTTATCAATTGTTTTGAACCAGTGTCTGAGTGAGAAATAATTAAAAATTTAGCAACTCTTTCGTCAATAAGAATTGAAATTTCCTCGTCAAAAATTGATATAGCGTCTTTTAGAAAATTATAATTTAAATCAAATTCTATTAAATCCCCTGAGTATTTAAATTTATCAGTAGTCGCAACAAATGATCCCACTTCTACAACATTATTAGTGATTTTTAAGCTGCCTTCTTTAACCGCAAAAGAAAGTCTATTTTGCTTGTCACCGTTTGCTAATCACACTCTATTTAATAAATCATTTAACTCAGTTTTTTCAATTTGAATGCTATGTTTAATATTTAAATTTTCAAATAATGGTTCTGTGTCTTTAAAAGGAATTGTAACTACCCTTGAAGTTATAACTGTATTTTCGTATTTAATACCTACTTTTATATCGTTGTAGAATAGTGTAATTTCTTCGGGCGCGTCTGTTGGTATTAGTGAACTTAAATCTTTAGCAACAACCGATATATCAACATTTTCCGTTATTAATCCATTGTGTTTTAATTGATAAAGTGCAAGTCTGTATGAATCAGTTGTTGTGAAGTGTAGCGAGTCGTTTTTATTTCTTATATTAATGCACTTGTAAATTAAATTATTGTCTAAACTTGCCGCATGTATAACACTCTTAATTGCTTTTTTAAGCTTAGAAGTATTAATTTTTATTTCCTTGACATTTATTATATTGTCAAAAGCCGGAAAACTATTTTCATTAACTAAAGATACTTGGTAGTTTGAAGTTCCCTGAGAGATGGTTAATAATTGATTATTATCTGTTGAGATATCAATATTTCCCGATAGTTTTTTAATAATAGGTTTAATAACATTAGTTTGTATTAAAAATTTTCCTGTTGATTCAACTTTTACATTAATATCATCAACATCTATTTGTTTTATTATGTTTATTGAGTCGTTTGAAGTTTTAAGAATTATTTTTTCATCCGTGACTTCAATTAAAACACATCTGAAACCATAAAATGTACTAATAGCATCTGAGTACTTTGAGACAATTTCTAAAACTTCATCAAATATTTTTTTATTTATTTGAAATTTCATGTTATTCCTTTCATAGAATAAATATATTTTGTGAATTTGTGAATAAGCTAGAAAAAACGGTTTTATAAAGCATTTTTATAAGTCAAATTCATTTTTTATCATATTTTGTTTTGTTAATAAGTTTATTGTAATTTGTAAATTTCGTCTGATATCGCAGCAATTGCTCTGTTTGTTGCTTGGTCAGTTAAATCTTTATTATTTTCTATTTTATTTATAGCATTTAAAATGGTTGTATGGTCTCTATTCCCAAAAAATTTACCAATTTTTTCAAGAGGAAGTTCTAATTCGGTTCTTATAATATAAATCGCAATATGTCGGGCAACTACTATATCTTGTTTTCTGCTCTTACCAATAATTTCTTTTTTTGCAACTTTATAATATTTCGAAACATAATCTAAAATAACATCCGGAGTAACTCGTTCTTTGTTATTGGCAATTGACGAAAGTATGTTATTTACAATTGCTTCGGTATATTTGCCATTAGTATTTTCTTGTATAGCTTTTCCGTAAAAAGCTAGTCTGTCAATTGCACCAATTAAACTTCTAATTGATTCTTTAAAATTTCGAGTAACAAAGTTTTTGGCCTCAATTTCTCAATTTTCAGGGCTTAATTTTTTAATAGTTATGAAATATTCTAATATTTTTAATAAATCAGCTTGTTTAGGGGGTTTAATTTCAAGTTGTAAACCTTGTGTTAATCTTGTAATAAGTCTTCTTTCAAACATGGTATTTAGAGCGGAAACCTGTTTATCAGAAGCAAAAAGTGTATATTTGTCAGGGGAGTTTAACCTGTGGTCAAGTATCTGATTTATCACATTTAAGGTTGATTTTTTGTTACCTTGACCATAATTTTGAAAATCATCAAACATTAACACAGAAACTTCATTAAGTTCTTTTATTCTTGAATATATTTTTTTTTGATTGTTTTCTTGAAGGAGTATTGATATTTCTGTGACAAAATTGGTTGGGTTTATGTAAATTACTGATTTATCTTGTTTTACCAATTCATTGCCAATAGCGTTGAATAAGTGAGTTTTGCCTAATCCAGAATTCCCAAAAATAAAAACAACATTAAAAGGACTTAATTCGCTATTTACTAATGATTTTGCCATCTTAACAACATCTTTATTGAATTCAGATTCAATGTAATTTTTAAAAGTAAAGTCAACTAAAAAGCTTTGATTATTTTTAATGTTTTTTACTACATTTTTCTTTATCGCGCCAACATTTGCATCAAAATCATTATCTTGTTTTTTTATTTTTTTTACACTATTAATAATGTAATTTACATATCTTCCAAAAACATCTTTTAATATTTTTTCTAAATTTTCTCTCATTGAAGATTTTATGATATTAATACTTTCTGTTGTCAACTCAGCATCAATTTCAACATTATCTCCACTTACATTAACAATCTTTAATGCCATAAAAAAGTTTTTTAAAATCATTTTGTCAGTAATTTCAGATTTTGCAACATTTAAAAAACTTTCATTATAAGCCAATAACTTTTCTTCTTTTTGTACTTGAATACTCACAAAACCTCCTTTTATAATTAAAATATTAATTAATTTTTATTATTTTTAAAATTATTAACTTATTAAAGTGCTTTTTCAAAAGTTATCCACATAATTATTTTTTGCTAAAAGTGCTTAATTATAGGAATTTTTGAACTAAATTAAAGTTATTTACATACTAAAATTTTATTGTGGATAATTATGTGCAAAATAAGATTTTTAGCGAAAATTTATTTTTAATAATTTATTTTTATAACTAATGAAAAATATTTATGCATATAATTCATACTATGAATTATGAGTTAAAATCAAAAGAAAAAACATCAAGAGGTGTTTTTAAAAAAATATTATCAGGCGGCCCTAATGCTAATTGAAACTATACTCTTGCAATTTTTGTCGCCGATGAAGGCGAAAATTTTTCAATTTACTGCACTAATGTTTCATTTAAATTAATGACTCACTACGATATCACTTATACTGAAAATCCGAATTCGCGCCATAAATCAAAATTGCTGAAATCTATCTCTGTTAGTGAACCAAAAAATTCTTCAGAGCTAGAAAAAGTAATGCTGGCAACGAATTCGGGCATTGGCAAGGCAACGATTGAAAAAATGAGAGATAAATTCGGGGAAAATTGAATCGATAATTTCAAAAATAATCCACAACCTTTTGCTTTAACTCTTTCATCTAATATTTATGAACGACTTGTAACATTTTTTAAAACATATACTGATAAAAGCTATAATTTTTTCTTAAGTAATTCTTTGCAAAAATTACACACACAATTAGTTGAAGATTTTGGCGATAAAGAAGATTTGGTTGAATTACTAAAAACAAAAAATCCTTACACACTAGTCCTTAAAAATAATTATGATTTTGAAGTGATTGACAAATTAGCTCATTTGTTAACGATGCAAGAAAGCCCGCTGAGATTGCAAGCTTTAATTCATCATTCTGTGAATTCATTAATTAATAATTTTAACTCAACGCTTGTTCCCGTTCAAAACGTTTTACAATTGATTGCGAAAGATTCCTACTTTTACAAGCCTGAACAAATTATTGAAGATATTCAATCTCTTATTCATCAAGGAATATTATATTTTGATAATCAAAAACATTTGCTATCAACTCAAGAAATGCTAGAAAAAGAAATGTTTATAGCTTCTAAATTATTAAGTTTAAAAAGTTCTAATGCTAAAAAATATGAGTCCGCTCATGCAATAAACGATCTTTCAGAGCTTCAACAACAAGCCTTTAATAATGCGGTTCTTGACAATGTTTCAATTATTTCTGGTTTTCCGGGAACGGGCAAGTCTTACATTATTAAACATTTAATTTCTTTTTGATTGAATAATAAAACATACAAAAAAAGCGAAATCGCGGTTCTCGCCCCAACAGGTAGAGCAGCTGTTAATATCAAAATTAAACAAGATATTGATGCGAAAACTATTCACAGTTACTTTAAAATTACACAGCAAAATCATAAAAACAAACTTGTTTCAAATAATAATGACATACAGCCAAAAGTGTTAATAATTGATGAGTTTTCAATGGTGAATATTGATATTTTGCATTGTGTGCTTGAAAATTCAATTGATTTAGAAAAAATAGTTTTTGTTGGCGATGTAGATCAATTGCCGTGCATAGGGCCTGGAAATTTACTTGATGATTTAATAAAATCAAATAAGTTTAAAATAACTAAACTAGTTGAAATTTTTCGGACTGATAGAGAAGAAATCCCAAACCATTTTTTAAATATTAAAGAAAACAAGAAACCAGAAATGAATACCGAACATATTCATTGAATAAATTCAACAGAAGATTATTTTAATGAAAAATTAATTGAAATATTCGCGAACAAAATAAACGATTATGGAATAGAGGATGTTGCTGTGATTATACCTATGCATAAAACACCTCATGGAATAGCAAACATTAATCAACTTTTACAGAAATTTTATCTTGATTATCGTTCAACAAAAAATGACCAAATTGAATATTTTACAATTGGATCGGATAAAAAATATTATATTGGCGATAAGGTTATTCAAAACGCAAATGACTATGTTTTAGATGTTTACAATGGTGAGATAGGATTTATTAAATCATATGACAGCAAAAACAAAATAATTAAAGTTGATTTTGGTTATAAAATTATTGAATATACTCATAGTGAATTTTTAGAATATATAACCTTAGGTTATGCTATATCAGTCCATAAATTCCAAGGATCTGAATCACCTAGTGTTATATTTTGTGTTTTAAAAGAATATAATTGAGCTATCAATACTAAATTGATTTATACTGCTGTATCTCGCGCGAAAGATGATTTATCGATAGTTGGTGATATAAATTATTATATAAATTCAATCACATTAAAAAATAACACGACCGAGTTTATTACATCTTTTAGCAACTTTCTAAATATGGAGGTTTAAATGAAATTAATTGTTGGATTGGGTAATATTGGCAATGAATACAGATTTACAAGACATAACGCTGGCTTTTTAACTATTGATAAACTTATTGAAAAAACAGGAGTCCAATTAAATAAAGACAAATTTAATGGTCATTATGGAATTGGTGACGGATTCATATTAGCAAAACCTTCAACTTATATGAATAAATCAGGTGATTTTATTCGCGAAATTTGTCGTTTTTACAAAATAAATTCCTCAGATGTGATGATAATTTATGATGAAAAAGACTTTAATTTAGGTCAAGCCTCAATTAAAATTGGTGGTTCGTCAGCAGGTCATAACGGCGTTACGAGTGTGATGAACAATTTACCAAACAATGATTTTAAAAGACTTCGAATTGGTATTGGAAAAAATCCTAATTATGAACTAAAAGATTGAGTTTTAAGTAATTTTAAACTTGAAGAAATGCAAATTTTGGAACGAGTAATTACCGCCGCCGCAGACGCAGCAATCTCATTTGTTTACAATGATATAAATATAGTGATTGAGAAATTTAATGCAGCCAACAAAAAATAAAGTTCTTTTAGCGGTTAGCGGAGGTCCTGACTCAATTTTTCTTTTTCATTGAGCTCTTAATATTTATGGGCCAAAAAATATTGTTGTTGCAACAATAAACTATAAAACTAGACAAGAAAGTGATTTAGAAGTCGAATATGTAAGGTCGTTATGTGAAAGTAAAAATGTCACATTTGAGTTTAAAACGTTTATATATGAAAAAACATATGGTAATTTTGAATCTTGAGCAAGAGAAAAAAGATACGAATTTTTCAATGAAATTTACTTGAAATATGATTGCAAAACTTTATTAACAGGACACCACAAAGACGACTTTATTGAAACAGCACTAATGCAAGAAGAAAGTGGGCGCAAACCGCTTTTTTATGGAATAAAAGAGCACAACTTCTTACTTGGAATGCAAATATACAGACCCTTTGTTTTAAAATATTGGAAATCTGAAATTTATCAAAATTTACACAATTGTAATATTAAATATTTTGAAGATTCATCTAATTTAAATACAAACTTTACTAGAAATAAAATTAGAAAAAATCTTTCAAACTTTTCAAATGGTGAAAAGGAATTAATTTTTGCGAGATTTCAATCCTTAAACTTGAAATTGCAAGACCTATCATTAAAAATCAATAAAACTTTTTCATTTTGAAGAGAATCTAAATTTAGTCAAGACAAATTTCGAGATTTAGAACATAAAGATTACTTAATTTTTAAATATATTATTGAGTTTTACTCAAACATAAAACTAAGTTCACAAAAGATTAATTCAATTGTAAAATGAGTATTATCGGAAAATCGAACTTCAAAATTTAAACTCAAAGACGATGTTTATCTAATAAAAAAACGCGGATTATTAGTTGCATAGTTTGATATTGAAAATTAATATATAATAATTACATTATTTTAGAAAGGACATCATGAACGACAAAAAACCCATAAACAAAGGTAGAATAATTTGAATATTCATATTGTTCGTCATAATTTCTCTTGCTGTATTCGCAATTGGTTATATGCTTTATGAAAGATTAAAACCTGAAGCACAGCAAGTTGGTATTAATGTTTTCCAAGAACATGTGATTAAAGCATTAAGAGGTAGTGATGATGGAATATTTATAAAATCTGCTAAACAGGATTGATTTAATGGACAAATCTATTATGTATTATCAGATGGCGGTATAGATCATCACTTTGTTGCAAGAGTGGGCCGAGAAAATGCTCAACAATGATTTGACCAGTCATTTATTTTAAATCAAGCACTAAAAACAAAATTTAGTATAGATGCAAGTGATAATCACACAACACTACTTGATTTGCTTCAAAAATCTGGCCAAACTATTGTAAATGGCACTGTAAAATCTCAAATATCAATTGATGCTTTAGGCATTCCATCAAATAAAACACCATTCTGAGAATCGCTATTATTATCAGTTCTTCCACTTCTTATTTGAATAGTTATTGGGTGATGATTATTTAGAAGTATTTCAAGAGGCGGGAATATGGTTGGCATGGTTGGCGAAAACAGAAACCCTGCCCAAAAAATCAACAGTAAGAAAAAATTTGACGATATTGCCGGTAATAAAGAAGCGATCGAAGAAATTAGAGAAATTGTTGATTACCTAAAAAATCCTAAAAAATATGCAACTGCGGGAGCTAGAATGCCGCATGGTATTTTATTAGGAGGTCCTCCCGGAACTGGTAAAACTCTTTTAGCAAAAGCAACAGCTGGTGAAGCTAATGTTCCTTTCTACTTTATTTCAGCATCTAATTTTGTTGAAATGTATGTTGGTTTAGGAGCAAAAAGAGTTAGAAATGTAGTTGCCGAAGCAAGAAAAAATGCGCCAGCAATTATATTTATTGATGAGCTTGATGCTATTGGGCGTACACGTGGAGCTGGTTTAGGTGGTGGACACGATGAGCGTGAACAAACTCTTAACCAGCTGCTTGTCGAAATGGACGGTATGGAAGAAAATAATGGTATTTTATTCTTTGCTGCAACAAACAGAACTGATGTTCTGGACCCTGCTTTAATAAGACCAGGTCGTTTTGATAGACAAATTATAGTTGGCTTGCCTGATGTTAAAGAACGTCAAGAAATTCTTGAACTCCATGCAAAAGGAAAAAGAATTTCAAGCAATGTCAATATGCAAAAAGTTGCTCGTAGAACACCCGGATATTCAGGGGCACAACTTGAAAATGTGATTAATGAAGCTAGTTTGTTAGCTGTGCGTGCAAATCATGATGTTATTACTCTTGAAGATATTGATGAAGCAATTGACCGTGTAATGGCTGGTCCCGCTAAGAAAAATAGAGTTATTTCGAAAAAAGAATTAACAATGGTTGCTTATCATGAAGCTGGACACGCAGTAGTTGGAATTAAAATTCCTGGCGGAAATAAAGTTCAAAAAATAACAATAATTCCTAGGGGTAATGCCGGCGGATACAACTTAATGATGCCTGAAGAAGAAAAATACAACTTAACTAAACAAGATCTAATTGCTATGATAACTTCATATATGGGTGGACGCGCTGCCGAAGAAATCATTTATGGCTCGAATAATATTTCAACTGGTGCAAGTGACGATATTCAAAAAGCAACAAAATTAGCTAGAAAAATGGTTACTGAGTGAGGTATGTCTGAATTAGGACCAATTCAATATGAAGCTGATGAAGGTTCTCCATTCTTAGGCCGTGACTATTTAAAATCGTCAGGATTTTCTACAAAAGTTGGACATGAAATTGATCTTGAGGTTCGTAAAATCATTGTTGAAGCTCAAGCAAGAGCACATAAAATTATCCAAGAAAACAAAGAACTACTTGAATTAATTAAAGAAGCACTTATTGAAAAAGAAACAATCGTTGCTGAAGAAATTGAATACATTGCAACAAATATGAAGTTACCTGAGGCTGAACAATCAACCAATATTCAGGAAACTAATAAATCATTAAATATTGATGAACTTATTCAATCAACGAATGAATAATAAGTGAGCTAACGCTCACTTTTTTATTCGTTTTTTCCAAATCAATTGTTATTTGTATGTTTTTGCACGTCGGCAAACTATAAAATTATAAAAATTAAATATTACTTTATAATTTGAATATCAAATTAACCTATACAGGAGGCGTATATGGAAGCAAAACAAAGATATATGTTTGCTCTTGACCTTGATGGAACCCTTCTTTCATCAAGTGCAAAAGGAACTGTTCATGAAGTTGCAGTTAAAGCTATTGAGAGAGCCCAAAAAGAAGGTCACGTTGTTTGCATTATAACTGGAAGACCTTGACGTTCAACAAGACCTATCTATAAAATGTTGGGATTAAATACTGTAGTAACAAACTACAATGGTTCACAAATTCATAACCCAAGCGATGAAAACTTTATTCCATTAATTAAATATCTAAACTTAAATGAAATGCTTTATGTTTTAGGCGACCCAAAAGTAAAAAATGAAATTAGTAACTTAGCAATCGAAGGACCTGGTTGAGTTCAAATCGATCATAGAGACCCAGATTTAGAGCAAGTTTTCGGTTTTGCCGAAAACCCTAAATTTATAGTTGGATTGGACCTAAACAGAATACCATTGCAACCAACTGGAATTATTTTTGATGTTAAAGAAACAACAGACCCAGATGAATTAAGAGACTATTTAAGAGCTAAATATGGTGACTTAGGAGAGTTCTCATATTGATCAAAAGGTGAAGGTTTAACACCTGTATTTGACATTACAAATGTATCAGTAAATAAAGGTCGGGCAATATCTCTTTTAAGTCGTTACTACGGCATTCCATTGGAAAATGTTGTTGCTTTTGGTGATGGATTAAATGACGTTCCAATGTTTCACGTTGCAACAACTTCTGTTGCAATGAAAAACTCAAAAGAACCAGTTAAAAGACATGCGACAGTAAGACTTGAATACTCAAACGTTGATGGTGGGGTTGGCCACTACATTAATAAATTTTTAGACAATCCAGAACAAGAAATAGCCAAAAGTATTCAAAAACGTAAAGAAATGAAGACAGATACTTATGTAACTGCTGATTTAGACTAAGATGAAATTTATTGAATTTAATCAAGAATTAATTAATATTGACAACAAAAACATTGTTGGCATT contains:
- a CDS encoding PQ-loop domain-containing transporter, which gives rise to MWEQKILDIYTLKADSPISGWIAWVFATISIILTVSIGVPQLVYLLKNKDTGEGVNFYSFWIVLVGAIGWMLIGSWDVAEVKMAASAIANMLSLLLFIFTIFFTYKYARNEAKRKQAWIALTVAVVAVALSSALAIYGLVGKDANGNQLRMWPQLHAVCVVVFPMLTTFSFFPSVIKSLEQKRFMGMSKGMLFTLVSINITWIIYRINLGINNKEFTTGLITTMVWQFVSLSIYLSQVYLLIRQYVINKREKRIITKNTNEQKR
- the dnaA gene encoding chromosomal replication initiator protein DnaA; the protein is MSIQVQKEEKLLAYNESFLNVAKSEITDKMILKNFFMALKIVNVSGDNVEIDAELTTESINIIKSSMRENLEKILKDVFGRYVNYIINSVKKIKKQDNDFDANVGAIKKNVVKNIKNNQSFLVDFTFKNYIESEFNKDVVKMAKSLVNSELSPFNVVFIFGNSGLGKTHLFNAIGNELVKQDKSVIYINPTNFVTEISILLQENNQKKIYSRIKELNEVSVLMFDDFQNYGQGNKKSTLNVINQILDHRLNSPDKYTLFASDKQVSALNTMFERRLITRLTQGLQLEIKPPKQADLLKILEYFITIKKLSPENWEIEAKNFVTRNFKESIRSLIGAIDRLAFYGKAIQENTNGKYTEAIVNNILSSIANNKERVTPDVILDYVSKYYKVAKKEIIGKSRKQDIVVARHIAIYIIRTELELPLEKIGKFFGNRDHTTILNAINKIENNKDLTDQATNRAIAAISDEIYKLQ
- a CDS encoding DNA polymerase III subunit beta, producing the protein MKFQINKKIFDEVLEIVSKYSDAISTFYGFRCVLIEVTDEKIILKTSNDSINIIKQIDVDDINVKVESTGKFLIQTNVIKPIIKKLSGNIDISTDNNQLLTISQGTSNYQVSLVNENSFPAFDNIINVKEIKINTSKLKKAIKSVIHAASLDNNLIYKCINIRNKNDSLHFTTTDSYRLALYQLKHNGLITENVDISVVAKDLSSLIPTDAPEEITLFYNDIKVGIKYENTVITSRVVTIPFKDTEPLFENLNIKHSIQIEKTELNDLLNRVWLANGDKQNRLSFAVKEGSLKITNNVVEVGSFVATTDKFKYSGDLIEFDLNYNFLKDAISIFDEEISILIDERVAKFLIISHSDTGSKQLITPLRR
- a CDS encoding AAA family ATPase, with the protein product MNYELKSKEKTSRGVFKKILSGGPNANWNYTLAIFVADEGENFSIYCTNVSFKLMTHYDITYTENPNSRHKSKLLKSISVSEPKNSSELEKVMLATNSGIGKATIEKMRDKFGENWIDNFKNNPQPFALTLSSNIYERLVTFFKTYTDKSYNFFLSNSLQKLHTQLVEDFGDKEDLVELLKTKNPYTLVLKNNYDFEVIDKLAHLLTMQESPLRLQALIHHSVNSLINNFNSTLVPVQNVLQLIAKDSYFYKPEQIIEDIQSLIHQGILYFDNQKHLLSTQEMLEKEMFIASKLLSLKSSNAKKYESAHAINDLSELQQQAFNNAVLDNVSIISGFPGTGKSYIIKHLISFWLNNKTYKKSEIAVLAPTGRAAVNIKIKQDIDAKTIHSYFKITQQNHKNKLVSNNNDIQPKVLIIDEFSMVNIDILHCVLENSIDLEKIVFVGDVDQLPCIGPGNLLDDLIKSNKFKITKLVEIFRTDREEIPNHFLNIKENKKPEMNTEHIHWINSTEDYFNEKLIEIFANKINDYGIEDVAVIIPMHKTPHGIANINQLLQKFYLDYRSTKNDQIEYFTIGSDKKYYIGDKVIQNANDYVLDVYNGEIGFIKSYDSKNKIIKVDFGYKIIEYTHSEFLEYITLGYAISVHKFQGSESPSVIFCVLKEYNWAINTKLIYTAVSRAKDDLSIVGDINYYINSITLKNNTTEFITSFSNFLNMEV
- a CDS encoding RNA-binding S4 domain-containing protein — its product is MNNVVLIDGNSITLGQFLKLTKIISTGGQAKFFIETNNIKINNNTANGRSTKIFSGDVVWINNKAYFVKN